One Thalassoglobus sp. JC818 genomic region harbors:
- a CDS encoding nucleotidyltransferase domain-containing protein: MAKRVHIHPNLIFSVGTQVVALKEIVGQNGRTLHPRGSVGVVVKAPRDLEHSYRVRFPDGIEEALKTSELTLLAKFKEGEIGDSNLTAGSSDLFERVIFQCIIGSQAYGLADDQSDIDRRGFYLPPAELHWSLYGVPEQLECEPTQEAYWEIQKFLTLALKANPNVLECLYSPLIEKTTPLTDELLANREIFLSRLVYQTYNGYVMSQFKKMQADIRNQGQVKWKHVMHLIRLLISGIKVLRDGFVSVQIDEHRDQLLAIKRGEVPWEETEKWRLALHSDFDKALSGTKLPERPNYERANAFLIKARRAAAGEL; the protein is encoded by the coding sequence GTGGCTAAACGAGTTCACATCCATCCCAACTTGATATTCTCAGTCGGCACGCAGGTTGTCGCACTGAAGGAAATCGTTGGCCAGAACGGTCGCACGCTGCATCCTCGCGGTTCGGTCGGTGTTGTGGTCAAAGCACCAAGAGACCTTGAACACTCTTACAGAGTCCGGTTTCCCGATGGCATCGAAGAGGCTCTCAAAACTAGCGAATTGACCCTGCTGGCCAAGTTTAAGGAAGGTGAGATCGGTGACAGCAATCTCACAGCAGGCAGCAGCGATCTGTTCGAGCGGGTAATCTTTCAATGCATTATTGGCTCGCAGGCATACGGCTTGGCGGACGACCAGTCGGACATCGACCGACGTGGATTCTACTTGCCGCCTGCTGAACTGCACTGGTCGCTTTATGGTGTTCCGGAACAACTCGAATGCGAGCCAACACAGGAAGCCTACTGGGAGATCCAAAAGTTCCTGACACTCGCGTTGAAAGCGAACCCAAACGTGCTGGAGTGCCTCTACTCTCCATTGATAGAGAAAACAACACCGTTGACCGACGAATTGCTGGCGAACAGAGAGATTTTTTTGTCTCGACTCGTCTACCAGACGTACAACGGCTATGTCATGTCACAGTTCAAGAAGATGCAGGCAGACATCCGCAATCAGGGCCAAGTGAAGTGGAAACACGTCATGCATTTGATTCGGTTACTCATTTCTGGGATCAAAGTGCTGCGAGATGGGTTTGTGTCTGTCCAGATAGATGAACACCGCGACCAACTCCTGGCAATCAAAAGAGGCGAGGTACCTTGGGAGGAAACTGAGAAGTGGCGACTCGCCCTGCACTCAGACTTCGACAAAGCACTGAGCGGGACAAAGTTGCCGGAACGACCTAACTATGAAAGAGCGAATGCGTTTCTCATCAAAGCTCGGAGGGCTGCCGCTGGAGAGCTGTAA
- a CDS encoding 3' terminal RNA ribose 2'-O-methyltransferase Hen1, protein MLLTISTKHKPASDLGYLLHKHPDRFQSFHLSFGQAHVFYPEATEDRCTACLMLDVDPIGMVRGKNRNASFLLGHYVNDRPYVASSFMSVAIAQVFGTAMGGRCKDRPELVTTEIPLTARLDVLPVRGGEGFLHRMFEPLGYAVEAVRHPLDEQFPEWGESPYYSATIQGTKTLSELLTHLYVLIPVFDNEKHYFVGEDELEKLLTKGGGWLATHPEKEHITRRYLKHRSILYREALARLIDDEGDGISNELAAKEQQEETLEKTLSLNDQRHGAVTTALRASGAKSVLDLGCGEGKLLRVLLEDRQFEKIVGMDVSVQSLERAVRRLGYERLPDRQVERIELIHGSLIYRDKRLEGFDAAAVVEVIEHLDPPRLSAFERVLFEFARPQTIVLTTPNQEYNVMWETLPAGQFRHSDHRFEWTRQEFQDWAHRVSEQNGYSVRFLPVGPEDEEAGSPTQMGVFERG, encoded by the coding sequence ATGCTCCTGACGATTTCCACGAAACACAAACCGGCCAGCGACCTTGGGTACTTACTGCACAAGCATCCAGATCGCTTTCAGAGTTTTCATCTCAGCTTCGGGCAGGCCCACGTCTTCTATCCCGAAGCCACGGAAGACCGCTGCACGGCGTGTTTAATGCTCGATGTCGACCCGATCGGCATGGTTCGCGGAAAGAATCGGAACGCGAGCTTCTTGCTCGGCCACTACGTGAATGACCGGCCGTATGTCGCTTCATCCTTCATGAGTGTGGCAATTGCACAAGTCTTCGGCACAGCGATGGGCGGTCGCTGCAAAGATCGACCGGAACTCGTCACAACTGAGATCCCATTGACTGCTCGTCTGGATGTCCTACCCGTCCGGGGTGGTGAGGGATTCCTTCATCGCATGTTTGAACCTCTGGGCTATGCAGTTGAAGCTGTGCGGCATCCGCTTGACGAACAGTTCCCCGAGTGGGGCGAGAGTCCTTACTACTCAGCCACAATACAAGGGACGAAGACACTCTCCGAACTGCTCACGCACTTGTACGTACTGATTCCCGTGTTTGACAACGAGAAGCACTACTTCGTCGGTGAAGATGAACTGGAGAAGTTGCTGACTAAGGGGGGCGGTTGGTTGGCTACTCACCCGGAAAAGGAACACATAACGCGTCGTTACCTTAAACATCGGTCCATTCTTTATCGAGAGGCGCTCGCCCGGCTGATCGATGATGAGGGCGACGGGATATCGAATGAGCTGGCAGCAAAGGAGCAGCAGGAAGAAACACTCGAGAAGACGTTGAGCCTCAACGATCAACGCCATGGTGCGGTCACGACAGCGCTCCGAGCAAGTGGTGCCAAGTCTGTGCTCGACCTAGGCTGTGGCGAAGGGAAACTCCTTCGTGTACTCCTTGAGGATCGTCAATTCGAAAAAATTGTAGGCATGGATGTGTCGGTGCAATCCCTGGAGCGTGCAGTGAGAAGGCTTGGTTATGAACGACTTCCAGATCGACAAGTCGAGCGGATAGAGTTAATTCATGGCTCACTGATCTACCGAGATAAACGACTGGAAGGCTTTGACGCGGCAGCGGTGGTCGAAGTCATCGAACATCTTGACCCACCGAGACTGTCTGCCTTTGAGCGAGTTTTGTTCGAGTTCGCCCGGCCTCAGACAATCGTTCTGACAACTCCAAATCAAGAATACAACGTCATGTGGGAAACACTGCCAGCTGGCCAATTCCGGCACTCCGATCATCGGTTCGAGTGGACGCGTCAGGAGTTCCAAGACTGGGCCCATCGAGTTAGTGAACAGAACGGTTACTCGGTTCGTTTCCTTCCGGTCGGACCGGAAGACGAGGAAGCCGGATCGCCGACACAAATGGGAGTTTTCGAGCGTGGCTAA
- a CDS encoding efflux RND transporter permease subunit has product MNLTSMAIDNRAITYFAIFLIVVGGIFCYFQLGQLEDPEFSVKTAVITTTYPGASAEQVELEVTDRIETKLQEMVELKNVYSNSRAGLSIIKVDIKSNYWSDRLPQVWDNLRKKVQDIEPTLPPGAGKPKVGDDFGYVFGFLLAVSSDGYSYAELERYVKDMRKELSVVPGVARVDLWGAQDKRVYIEVSNAQLAALGLTPNQVMQTLQTQNLVVDAGGVDLDTQRLRVAPTGEFHTPEDIGNLAITSVIEGRNEIVRIRDFATVSFGYVEPPSSMLRHNGRQAIAMALAPGAGENIVTVGQRIDQRISELVAELPVGINVERISWQSDQVSESIRAFMISLLEAVAIVLALLAITMGVRAGIIIGISGLVFPILGTFIVMAIFGIDLHRISLGALIIAMGMMVDNAIVVTDGIMIRIAQGMDRRKAAIEAASGPAWPLLGATVVACMAFYPIFASSYDTGEYAGSLFTVVAISLVLSWVFCVTIAPIMCMAMLPAPKPGQAEDSPYQGKLYQRFRSLLSWTIRYRILFLGCMVGLLAVSFVSFRFVPKLYFPDSSRLQVMIDYWAPQGTRIQQTSADLEKIEQFLLKHPATTSTSAFVGKGPPRFYLPVSAEDPYSSYAQIIVNTNSLDGVNQLVAETDAWVRANVPEAMVRVRKYAVGAFDDWKIEARFSGPANADPEILRNLAEQGANILRESPDAKEVRVNWRERTRAVIPEFSDERARWAGVSREDLARAMKRSSDGIVVGQFREGDDLIPIVARNIEKERVQAAAAIDELQVTSHLSSHSIPVLQVIDGIRLPWEDPIIWRWDRRRSITVQCSPNDVTAPTLRNSVLEKFEAIELPPGYRLDWDGEYWSAKQSQDALVPGIVPALVVMLFILVALFNAFRPMLICMMVIPFVMIGITSGLLMTQTPFGFIALLGAMSLSGMMIKNVVVLLDEVNSNLSKGLTPYNAVVEAAVSRLNPVVNAAGTTVLGVLPMLQDVFWVALAVTIFFGLIAGTLLTMVMVPTLYSLLYRIRPEST; this is encoded by the coding sequence ATGAATCTCACCTCAATGGCGATCGACAATCGGGCGATCACCTATTTCGCGATTTTTCTAATCGTGGTGGGTGGTATCTTTTGTTACTTCCAGCTGGGGCAGTTGGAAGACCCTGAGTTCTCTGTAAAAACTGCCGTCATCACAACGACTTATCCCGGCGCGAGCGCAGAACAAGTCGAACTGGAAGTAACTGATCGAATTGAAACAAAGCTGCAGGAGATGGTGGAGTTAAAAAACGTCTACTCCAATTCTCGGGCTGGCTTGTCGATTATAAAAGTCGACATTAAAAGTAATTACTGGTCAGATCGGCTCCCACAGGTCTGGGACAATCTCAGGAAGAAAGTCCAAGACATCGAACCGACGCTGCCTCCCGGTGCCGGGAAGCCGAAGGTCGGAGACGACTTCGGTTACGTGTTCGGTTTTCTCCTAGCTGTCAGCAGTGACGGATACAGCTACGCGGAGCTTGAACGCTATGTCAAAGATATGCGTAAAGAGCTGAGTGTCGTCCCCGGCGTCGCTCGAGTGGACCTGTGGGGAGCACAAGACAAGCGAGTCTACATTGAAGTTTCAAACGCTCAATTAGCCGCTCTGGGTTTGACGCCTAACCAGGTGATGCAAACGCTTCAGACACAGAATCTGGTCGTTGATGCAGGCGGAGTGGACCTGGATACTCAAAGACTCCGCGTCGCTCCGACAGGAGAATTTCACACGCCTGAGGATATTGGAAATCTCGCGATCACCAGCGTGATCGAAGGTCGAAACGAAATCGTGCGAATCCGAGATTTCGCCACGGTTTCTTTCGGTTACGTCGAACCTCCAAGTTCGATGCTGCGACACAATGGCCGGCAGGCGATTGCAATGGCACTTGCTCCGGGTGCTGGAGAGAATATCGTCACCGTCGGACAAAGAATCGATCAGCGAATTTCCGAGTTGGTCGCCGAACTTCCGGTGGGCATTAATGTCGAGAGAATCTCATGGCAGTCGGATCAGGTGAGCGAGTCGATTCGCGCGTTTATGATCAGTCTTCTCGAAGCCGTCGCCATTGTGCTCGCGTTGCTGGCGATCACAATGGGGGTACGTGCCGGAATTATTATCGGGATTAGCGGTCTCGTCTTTCCGATCCTCGGAACGTTCATCGTCATGGCGATTTTCGGAATCGATCTGCATCGAATTTCCCTCGGGGCTTTGATCATCGCGATGGGAATGATGGTCGATAACGCCATTGTCGTCACCGATGGAATCATGATTCGGATCGCTCAGGGAATGGACCGCAGAAAAGCAGCGATTGAAGCAGCTTCTGGTCCAGCATGGCCGCTGCTGGGAGCGACTGTGGTTGCCTGCATGGCGTTTTATCCTATCTTCGCCTCCAGCTACGACACCGGAGAATATGCGGGAAGCCTGTTCACAGTCGTTGCCATTTCGTTGGTTCTCAGTTGGGTCTTTTGCGTCACCATCGCACCGATCATGTGCATGGCGATGTTGCCAGCCCCTAAACCGGGTCAGGCTGAAGACTCCCCCTACCAAGGGAAACTTTATCAGCGTTTTCGAAGCTTGCTGAGTTGGACGATTCGCTACCGAATCCTCTTTTTAGGATGCATGGTCGGCCTGCTGGCAGTCTCTTTCGTCAGCTTTCGTTTCGTCCCAAAGCTCTACTTTCCAGACTCCAGTCGCTTACAGGTGATGATCGATTACTGGGCTCCGCAAGGAACCCGAATTCAGCAGACAAGTGCCGATCTTGAGAAGATCGAGCAGTTCCTGCTGAAACACCCAGCGACGACATCGACAAGTGCCTTCGTTGGAAAAGGTCCGCCCCGGTTTTACCTCCCGGTGAGTGCAGAAGATCCTTACTCCTCATACGCTCAGATTATCGTCAACACAAATTCGCTCGACGGCGTCAATCAGCTTGTCGCGGAGACCGATGCTTGGGTCCGCGCGAACGTCCCGGAAGCGATGGTTCGCGTGAGAAAGTATGCCGTCGGCGCGTTCGACGATTGGAAGATCGAAGCACGATTCAGTGGGCCAGCGAACGCTGATCCTGAGATCTTAAGAAATCTCGCCGAACAAGGTGCCAACATTCTTCGTGAGTCTCCGGATGCCAAAGAAGTGCGTGTAAACTGGAGAGAACGAACTCGAGCAGTCATTCCCGAATTCAGCGATGAGCGCGCCCGGTGGGCAGGAGTATCCAGAGAAGATCTCGCCCGGGCAATGAAACGATCATCCGATGGAATTGTTGTCGGACAATTCCGCGAAGGGGACGATCTCATTCCGATCGTGGCTCGAAACATCGAGAAAGAGCGAGTCCAAGCGGCAGCTGCAATTGATGAATTACAAGTCACTTCGCATCTCTCCTCTCACTCCATCCCCGTCTTACAGGTGATCGATGGAATTCGACTTCCCTGGGAAGATCCAATCATCTGGCGTTGGGATCGCAGGCGATCGATCACAGTTCAGTGTTCCCCCAACGACGTCACAGCCCCAACTCTTCGTAACTCCGTTTTAGAAAAATTTGAAGCGATCGAACTGCCGCCGGGATATCGACTCGATTGGGACGGTGAATACTGGAGCGCAAAGCAATCTCAAGACGCGCTCGTCCCAGGCATCGTGCCTGCACTGGTTGTGATGCTGTTCATTCTCGTGGCACTGTTTAACGCTTTTCGACCGATGCTGATCTGCATGATGGTGATCCCCTTTGTCATGATCGGAATCACCAGCGGTTTGTTAATGACACAGACCCCCTTCGGATTTATCGCCCTGCTCGGAGCGATGAGCCTTTCAGGCATGATGATCAAGAATGTTGTTGTGCTACTGGATGAAGTGAATTCCAACCTCTCGAAAGGACTCACTCCATACAACGCCGTCGTCGAAGCAGCAGTCTCTCGTTTGAACCCGGTCGTCAACGCCGCCGGAACAACGGTGCTGGGAGTGCTTCCAATGCTTCAGGACGTTTTCTGGGTCGCGCTGGCAGTCACAATCTTCTTCGGCCTGATCGCCGGAACACTCCTCACCATGGTGATGGTCCCCACACTCTACAGCCTCCTCTACCGCATCCGCCCAGAATCGACTTGA
- a CDS encoding efflux RND transporter periplasmic adaptor subunit yields the protein MVETIRPVRAMKLGDLTGVKGRQFPGRAAARDEVDLSFQVSGPLISFPVEVGDTVRKGDVIAVIDPRDFQVALASAQGNLERARANLSAMETGARPEEIEQLKSAVAEAEATHQQAVLEFDREKRLMERQATTQQDYEIAEARAARTEAQLATAKESLNIGMKGARPEDLEAKRSEIRALEAAVSAAQNQLDDSVLHSPFGGEIAATYVENFQTVQTEQPIVRLLDLSRIEITIQIPESVIPLVPLVKQVSCHFDAFADREFVGHVTKIGSEASQTTRTFPVTVEIDQPEDVRILPGMAATVQNKPEEGEKADEGAIIVPPAAIFAAETGQENFVWIVPEGGGEVTRREIQVGELTPFGLTVVEGLERGEWVITSGVNSLRESQKVTILNEGGK from the coding sequence GTGGTGGAAACGATTCGTCCTGTCCGAGCTATGAAACTCGGCGATCTGACAGGCGTTAAAGGACGGCAGTTTCCTGGGCGAGCTGCCGCTCGAGATGAGGTCGATCTATCATTTCAGGTTTCTGGCCCGCTCATTTCCTTTCCCGTCGAAGTCGGAGACACGGTGAGGAAGGGGGACGTCATCGCGGTGATCGATCCTCGTGATTTTCAGGTCGCCCTGGCGAGTGCCCAAGGGAATCTGGAGAGGGCTCGAGCCAACTTATCTGCGATGGAAACCGGTGCTCGTCCTGAGGAAATCGAGCAACTTAAATCGGCAGTCGCAGAGGCAGAAGCAACGCACCAACAAGCAGTGCTCGAATTTGATCGCGAGAAGCGATTGATGGAGCGTCAAGCGACGACTCAGCAGGACTATGAAATTGCTGAAGCAAGAGCTGCACGGACGGAAGCGCAGCTGGCCACTGCGAAAGAGTCATTGAACATTGGAATGAAAGGAGCCAGGCCGGAAGACCTGGAAGCTAAGCGATCTGAGATTCGCGCGCTCGAGGCAGCTGTCAGTGCGGCTCAGAATCAACTCGACGATTCCGTTCTTCATTCACCATTCGGTGGAGAGATCGCCGCGACATATGTCGAGAATTTTCAAACCGTTCAAACAGAGCAGCCAATCGTGCGGCTTTTGGATCTTTCTAGAATCGAAATCACCATCCAGATTCCAGAAAGCGTGATCCCATTAGTCCCGCTAGTCAAACAGGTCAGCTGTCACTTTGATGCCTTTGCAGACCGGGAGTTTGTCGGTCATGTCACAAAAATCGGAAGCGAAGCATCTCAAACAACGCGGACTTTCCCGGTCACTGTAGAGATCGATCAACCGGAGGATGTGCGGATTCTTCCAGGCATGGCTGCGACGGTACAGAACAAGCCGGAAGAGGGAGAGAAGGCCGACGAAGGTGCAATCATTGTTCCTCCTGCTGCGATATTTGCGGCGGAAACAGGACAAGAGAACTTCGTCTGGATCGTTCCGGAAGGGGGAGGAGAAGTCACTCGACGTGAAATTCAAGTCGGAGAATTAACTCCGTTCGGGCTCACTGTTGTGGAAGGACTGGAACGCGGCGAATGGGTGATCACTTCCGGTGTCAACTCACTTCGTGAGAGTCAGAAAGTCACGATTCTCAACGAAGGAGGGAAGTGA
- a CDS encoding flavohemoglobin expression-modulating QEGLA motif protein has protein sequence MDPGFRQKLISLDAELLQLVKPVNVLKYLNWPDYVEESFLDQWNAGRPELPQVELQVPDWRDLVVSLDDFISRCEGDDPLVQFLRSTAWSYAEAARMLMAAGTAQFTERSINLYGRPDDLYQTQTFTGLDAATFLLEKTDHLLKAQHLSSAEANVAAPLFAERLQKAVDDYFTDDKVSIVVDDELSSKAIAGTSRIRIRGSALFSELDFDQLYHHEALVHSATAINGKRQTSMKCLSLSAPRTTRTQEGIAVFAELVTRSIDINRLRRLALRVKSLDQVINGADFIDCFKMFLEGGQTEREAFKSAQRIFRGGDVRGDVAFTKDSAYLKGLMEVHVLMNVAIRDNQPQVIQWLFAGRLATGDAISLQPYFDNGFLDPPKYVPPWARDTSRLAASLAYSSFMMNVNLSAVSLDSFVDATRRSDFSGED, from the coding sequence ATGGATCCTGGTTTTAGACAAAAACTGATTTCACTGGATGCCGAGCTCTTGCAGCTCGTCAAGCCAGTCAATGTGCTGAAATATCTCAATTGGCCCGACTACGTGGAGGAGAGCTTTCTTGACCAATGGAATGCCGGCCGGCCCGAATTGCCACAAGTCGAACTTCAGGTCCCTGATTGGCGTGATTTGGTTGTATCGCTTGATGACTTCATTTCTCGCTGTGAAGGCGACGACCCGCTTGTGCAATTCTTGCGTTCGACCGCTTGGAGTTATGCAGAAGCTGCTCGAATGCTGATGGCAGCGGGGACTGCTCAGTTCACAGAACGGTCGATCAATCTCTACGGTCGACCTGATGATCTCTACCAGACCCAAACGTTCACCGGACTCGATGCGGCAACGTTCTTGCTGGAGAAGACGGATCACCTCCTGAAAGCCCAGCATCTCTCATCTGCAGAGGCGAATGTCGCTGCGCCTCTGTTCGCCGAGCGACTTCAGAAAGCTGTCGACGACTATTTTACAGACGATAAAGTCAGCATTGTTGTGGACGATGAGTTGTCATCGAAAGCCATAGCAGGCACTTCGCGCATCCGCATTCGCGGGTCAGCTCTGTTTTCCGAACTTGATTTCGACCAGCTTTACCATCATGAAGCTCTTGTTCATTCTGCGACGGCAATTAATGGCAAAAGGCAAACGTCTATGAAGTGTTTGAGTCTCTCCGCTCCTCGGACGACTCGCACTCAGGAAGGAATCGCGGTCTTTGCGGAACTCGTCACAAGGTCAATCGATATCAATCGACTCCGACGCCTTGCCCTTCGGGTGAAATCGCTCGATCAAGTCATCAATGGTGCCGACTTCATCGACTGCTTCAAGATGTTTTTGGAGGGAGGACAGACTGAGCGTGAAGCCTTTAAGTCAGCTCAACGCATCTTCCGTGGTGGGGACGTCCGAGGCGACGTCGCCTTCACAAAAGACAGCGCATACTTGAAAGGCCTCATGGAAGTCCATGTTTTGATGAACGTTGCGATCCGCGATAATCAACCGCAGGTGATTCAATGGCTCTTCGCCGGACGACTCGCAACAGGTGACGCAATCAGTTTACAGCCCTACTTCGACAACGGATTCCTCGACCCGCCGAAGTATGTTCCACCCTGGGCGCGAGATACAAGCCGCTTAGCTGCATCGCTGGCCTACTCTTCATTCATGATGAACGTCAACCTGTCAGCAGTCAGTCTGGACAGCTTCGTCGATGCAACCAGACGAAGCGACTTCAGTGGCGAGGATTGA
- a CDS encoding DUF1552 domain-containing protein gives MSHHTLINRRTCLKGLGASLSLPLLDVMGWADTVGGKAKPSPTRLAFMYMPHGVIMDQFWPATAESFLTSPPPALKSLEPVLNKCLMMKGIAGVGTGPFNGAPHALELSTWLTATLPNSDKRNEINIAISADQIAANYVGAFTPLPSLELATMPQTWKENQAGLNEAYYSHCSYRSPTQAVPAEINPRNVLNRLFNTKDSSGKNSPLGTPLDRSMLDLVLGGARELRRTLPTPDQQKLDEYLDSVRSVERRIAAIELRQKEAALEKAGHGSKNNKSADSPPIDIKIPEGDKRSEYMQVMCDLTVLAFQTDTTRISSYIGSTPNGVSYPELGFNDQHHSQTHHRNQPEKVEKVAKITEFNIEQFAYMVKKMDSLQEGDGTLLDHSIMMWGSGLEDGDTHTRANLPFILAGGGNGSLKTGQFLPDIKGNQGDLLTTLLTCIGVPIDRPVGIATKQLKEITTVL, from the coding sequence ATGAGTCATCACACACTGATCAATCGTCGCACCTGTCTGAAAGGTCTGGGAGCTTCTCTCAGCTTGCCACTGTTGGACGTGATGGGATGGGCAGACACCGTCGGCGGAAAAGCAAAGCCATCGCCAACCCGACTTGCATTCATGTATATGCCCCACGGGGTCATCATGGATCAGTTCTGGCCAGCCACTGCGGAAAGCTTCCTCACTTCTCCTCCGCCTGCCCTGAAGTCGCTGGAACCAGTGCTCAACAAATGCCTGATGATGAAAGGCATCGCTGGCGTCGGAACGGGCCCATTCAACGGGGCTCCGCACGCGCTGGAACTTTCGACATGGCTGACAGCGACGCTCCCCAACTCCGACAAACGAAACGAAATCAACATCGCGATTTCAGCCGACCAAATCGCCGCCAATTATGTCGGTGCTTTTACGCCGTTGCCGTCACTGGAATTGGCAACCATGCCTCAAACCTGGAAAGAAAATCAGGCTGGACTCAACGAAGCCTATTACTCGCATTGCAGCTATCGCTCTCCCACGCAAGCTGTCCCCGCTGAAATTAACCCGCGAAACGTGCTGAACCGATTGTTTAACACGAAAGACTCAAGCGGGAAGAATTCCCCACTGGGAACACCGCTCGACCGAAGCATGCTCGACCTGGTCCTCGGCGGTGCCCGAGAACTCCGACGGACATTACCAACTCCCGACCAGCAAAAACTCGATGAGTACCTCGACAGCGTCCGGTCGGTCGAACGCCGCATCGCAGCCATCGAGCTTCGCCAGAAAGAAGCAGCACTCGAAAAGGCCGGCCACGGTTCAAAAAACAATAAGTCCGCCGATTCGCCTCCCATCGATATTAAAATCCCCGAGGGAGACAAACGAAGCGAATATATGCAGGTCATGTGTGACCTCACCGTGCTGGCATTTCAAACAGACACAACACGCATCAGCTCGTATATCGGTTCAACTCCCAATGGAGTCTCGTATCCCGAACTCGGATTCAACGACCAACACCACTCACAGACACATCACCGCAACCAACCGGAAAAAGTCGAGAAGGTTGCAAAGATCACCGAATTCAACATCGAGCAATTCGCCTACATGGTCAAGAAGATGGACTCCCTGCAGGAAGGCGATGGAACCCTACTCGATCACAGCATCATGATGTGGGGCTCCGGCCTCGAAGACGGTGACACGCACACTCGTGCCAACCTCCCCTTCATCCTCGCCGGCGGCGGAAACGGCTCACTCAAAACCGGCCAATTCCTCCCCGACATCAAAGGCAACCAGGGCGACCTGCTCACCACTCTCCTCACCTGCATCGGAGTCCCCATCGACCGCCCCGTCGGAATCGCCACCAAACAACTCAAAGAAATCACGACCGTTCTCTAA